The following are encoded together in the Ooceraea biroi isolate clonal line C1 chromosome 2, Obir_v5.4, whole genome shotgun sequence genome:
- the LOC105281754 gene encoding uncharacterized protein LOC105281754, with product MAYTSLSKFIPIDTSNMCPINMAKPTLSEVLQSDPVKRLFNQPNLIIKTIPLKLSTEANKNLFGNGKNGMNITLLNNIKQPEISIVPVRITDEEREDANLLPSKIEDKKSEIALIPIRKKVCGHYEPCENIICDVIVQQYVDQNGASPMLATNIDEEEINAPVAKHCKNERCDALSIDHNRCRRATIKLHRCDKSRTCDICGTTLKGWRYVYRIYHKSCRRKDEYRHNNVDRLHLLRERMRERELQILEIAKTKRNDYSDPVRAMEILRQNDELIIIPKTIPSQPSIIITSVSTQSIGSNPPVNAQPVDANNSRGSNFTKIESAPIPSRSNAMSDSALRPEESKAQPISQMRFPNLQQNSYVTCTPTTAVTTAPAAVVSSQNQYIHLIAPSQITTSTMTTTTTISTTTTTITTSTTATTAQSLTINNWVVSPSHVLTTTPIQPKSFLTPIRVLPITNLITAPSLLHRTQGIPKFCIMTNNLLKPVAISNPPPQQPVVAAATTVPNTNVAQQRVIIKVPIQHNPQKRQMPKKTPKKKSFFCVYCSKHFSTDWYFKMHVARHEEKPFSCCFCDKSFSNKLAMKKHVTIQHTGQNFACGKCDYVGKSLISFDSHVKTHATSCSDEENKMKKLKQENETNCTTNDDKVCINGETVQHDAESLESARVKENADKKLSAINGNNSQKTNGFSFVSVKMDPENFEKEAVIISR from the exons ATGGCATATACATCACTATCCAAGTTTATACCCATAGACACGTCCAACATGTGCCCCATCAATATGGCAAAGCCCACTTTATCCGAA GTGTTGCAATCAGATCCAGTGAAGCgtctttttaatcaaccgaaCCTTATTATTAAGACAATTCCTTTGAAATTATCAACGGAAgctaacaaaaatttatttggaaACGGGAAGAATGGcatgaatataacattattaaataatataaagcaaCCTGAAATATCGATAGTTCCTGTGAGGATAACggacgaggagagagaggatgcTAATCTTCTGCCTTCGAAAATAGAGGACAAAAAATCAGAAATTGCCTTGATACCTATCAGAAAAAAAGTGTGTGGTCATTATGAGCCATGCGAAAACATCATCTGCGATGTAATAGTACAACAGTACGTGGATCAGAACGGTGCGTCGCCTATGTTAGCGACGAACATagacgaagaagaaataaacgCACCAGTTGCAAAACACTGTAAAAACGAACGCTGCGACGCATTAAGTATCGACCATAATCGTTGTCGCCGGGCGACAATAAAACTCCATAGATGCGACAAGTCCCGAACGTGCGACATCTGCGGAACAACGCTGAAAGGATGGAGGTACGTGTACAGGATATATCACAAGAGTTGCAGACGAAAGGACGAGTACAGGCACAACAACGTCGACAGATTGCACCTGCTGAGGGAGAGAATGCGCGAGCGGGAGTTGCAAATTCTGGAGATTGCGAAAACAAAGCGAAACGATTACTCAGATCCTGTACGAGCGATGGAGATCTTGCGGCAGAACGACGAGCTAATAATTATTCCGAAAACAATACCTAGTCAACCATCGATCATCATCACTTCGGTATCTACCCAATCGATCGGCTCCAATCCACCCGTCAACGCGCAACCTGTCGATGCTAATAATTCGCGAGGAAGTAATTTCACGAAAATCGAAAGCGCGCCCATTCCATCACGGAGCAACGCAATGTCCGACAGCGCATTGCGTCCGGAAGAAAGTAAAGCGCAACCGATCAGCCAGATGAGATTTCCGAATCTGCAACAGAACTCGTACGTCACGTGTACTCCGACTACCGCTGTAACTACTGCTCCTGCAGCCGTCGTGTCGTCACAAAATCAGTATATTCATCTGATAGCTCCCTCTCAAATCACCACCAGCACTATGACCACCACCACTACTATcagcaccaccaccaccaccatcaccaccagcACTACTGCTACCACTGCTCAATCTCTGACGATAAATAATTGGGTTGTGTCGCCGTCGCATGTTCTAACGACTACGCCAATTCAACCGAAATCGTTCCTGACGCCGATACGCGTGTTGCCTATAACCAATCTGATAACCGCGCCGTCATTGTTACATCGCACACAGGGCATTCCCAAGTTCTGTATCATGACGAATAATCTGCTGAAGCCGGTGGCCATATCGAATCCACCGCCCCAACAGCCCGTTgttgccgccgccaccactgTTCCTAATACCAATGTCGCGCAACAAAGAGTTATCATAAAGGTTCCGATACAACACAATCCACAGAAGCGGCAGATGCCGAAGAAAACACCGAAGAAGAAGAGTTTCTTTTGTGTCtactgctcgaagcacttcaGCACCGACTGGTACTTCAAGATGCACGTCGCAAGGCACGAGGAGAAGCCCTTCTCCTGCTGTTTCTGCGACAAATCTTTTAGTAATAAGCTCGCCATGAAGAAGCACGTGACTATTCAACACACCGGTCAGAACTTCGCATGCGGCAAGTGCGATTATGTTGGCAAGTCACTCATTTCTTTCGACAGCCATGTTAAAACGCACGCGACGTCATGTTCCGACGAAGAAAACAAGATGAAAAAGCTGAAACAAGAAAACGAAACAAATTGTACTACGAACGATGATAAAGTATGTATTAATGGAGAAACGGTACAACACGATGCCGAATCTCTTGAAAGTGCACGCGTCAAAGAAAATGCTGACAAAAAGCTATCAGCAATTAACGGAAATAATAGTCAAAAAACAAACGGGTTTAGTTTTGTTTCCGTAAAAATGGATCCGgagaatttcgaaaaagaaGCCGTCATCATATCCAGATGA